Proteins from a single region of Chryseobacterium sp. W4I1:
- a CDS encoding ABC transporter permease: MNEPQQKWTETIDDTHSLFDLKLKEVWKYKDLVYMFVKRDFVSSFKQTILGPIWFFINPIFTTITYLIIFGKFAKLPTDGAPGILFYLAGVTLWNYFSGALLGTTNTFTGNASIFGKVYFPRLVTPVSIVISNLMRLIVQFLLFIAVWLYYLINKEIHPNWWMLATPFLIIIMALFALGVGMIFSSLTTKYKDLTMLLAFGVSLLMYATPVIYPISMLPGYFRSLAKYNPLTGIFECFKYGWLGVGDFSPSMLIISTIITIVLLFIGIITFNKVERTFMDTV, encoded by the coding sequence ATGAATGAACCACAGCAAAAGTGGACAGAAACAATAGATGACACCCATTCCCTGTTCGATTTGAAATTGAAGGAAGTCTGGAAATACAAAGATCTTGTTTACATGTTTGTAAAAAGAGATTTTGTATCAAGTTTTAAACAAACAATATTAGGACCTATTTGGTTTTTTATCAATCCTATATTTACCACAATTACCTATCTAATTATTTTTGGAAAATTTGCGAAGCTTCCTACAGATGGTGCGCCTGGTATATTGTTTTATCTGGCAGGAGTAACCTTATGGAACTATTTTTCAGGAGCACTTCTAGGTACTACCAATACCTTCACAGGTAACGCCAGTATTTTTGGGAAAGTATATTTCCCAAGGCTTGTTACTCCTGTTTCAATTGTTATCTCTAACCTAATGCGGTTAATTGTACAGTTTCTTTTATTTATAGCTGTTTGGCTTTACTATCTTATCAATAAGGAAATTCATCCTAACTGGTGGATGTTGGCAACACCTTTTCTCATCATTATTATGGCTTTGTTTGCATTAGGAGTCGGAATGATATTTTCCTCACTTACAACAAAATATAAAGATCTTACGATGCTACTAGCATTTGGTGTAAGTTTACTCATGTATGCAACGCCTGTCATTTATCCAATATCAATGCTTCCCGGATATTTCAGAAGCTTGGCAAAATACAATCCACTAACTGGTATTTTTGAATGCTTCAAGTATGGTTGGCTGGGGGTCGGAGATTTTTCACCTTCAATGCTTATCATAAGCACGATTATTACTATTGTTCTTTTATTTATTGGAATTATTACATTCAATAAAGTGGAAAGAACCTTCATGGATACCGTATAA
- a CDS encoding FdtA/QdtA family cupin domain-containing protein, which translates to MEYNKPQIITFDKIGSSQLGYITIAETQKNVPFEIQRVYWTYYTPHDVTRGGHAHRELQQIIFAVSGTITFNTEDKDGNEETFILDHPTKGLYIPKLVWRDIQFSHNAVLLCLASEIYDEADYFRDYEDFKKATKNN; encoded by the coding sequence ATGGAATACAATAAACCACAAATCATTACATTCGATAAAATAGGATCATCACAGCTGGGCTATATCACCATAGCGGAAACCCAAAAGAATGTTCCTTTTGAGATACAGCGTGTCTACTGGACCTACTATACGCCTCACGATGTAACCAGAGGAGGACATGCCCACAGGGAGCTGCAGCAGATTATATTTGCAGTATCCGGAACCATTACGTTCAATACCGAGGATAAAGATGGCAATGAAGAAACCTTTATTTTAGACCATCCTACGAAGGGTTTATATATTCCAAAACTGGTATGGAGAGACATTCAGTTTTCACACAATGCAGTATTACTGTGTCTGGCTTCGGAAATTTATGATGAAGCAGATTACTTCAGGGATTATGAAGATTTCAAAAAGGCAACTAAAAATAACTAG
- a CDS encoding DapH/DapD/GlmU-related protein — MKFNNRNVYISEKAVIGKNVRIGDNTVIYDNVTIGDNSIICNDCVIGEPANDYYFKDTYENPKTVLEEGAFIRSHSIIYAGSTFGKNFSTGHRVTIREHSKFGNNCRIGTVSDIQGYVEFGDNCWLHSNVHIGQQSKIGNYVFIYPYVVFTNDPTPPSNTCIGPTVGDFSQIAVGTVLLPASVIGKHSLVGAQSLVGGKI, encoded by the coding sequence ATGAAGTTCAATAATAGAAATGTATATATCAGTGAGAAAGCTGTCATTGGTAAAAATGTCAGGATAGGAGACAACACCGTTATATATGACAATGTTACCATAGGAGACAATTCTATCATCTGTAATGACTGTGTTATAGGAGAACCCGCCAATGACTATTATTTCAAAGACACATACGAGAATCCTAAAACAGTTCTGGAAGAAGGCGCATTTATCAGAAGCCACAGTATTATTTATGCAGGCTCTACTTTTGGAAAGAATTTTTCAACAGGACACCGTGTAACGATCAGAGAACATTCCAAGTTTGGAAACAACTGCAGGATCGGAACCGTTTCTGATATCCAGGGGTATGTAGAGTTTGGAGACAACTGTTGGCTGCACAGCAATGTTCATATCGGGCAGCAGTCCAAGATTGGAAATTATGTATTCATCTACCCTTATGTAGTATTTACCAATGATCCTACTCCTCCATCCAATACCTGCATCGGACCTACGGTAGGAGATTTTTCTCAGATTGCGGTTGGAACGGTTCTTCTGCCGGCTTCAGTTATTGGAAAACACAGCCTTGTAGGAGCTCAGTCTCTGGTAGGAGGAAAAATATGA
- a CDS encoding acyltransferase — MNIATQINRSNNFDFLRLLFASLVIVSHSYPLTGKAEIIGTLTNGQLSLGSLSVDCFFIMSGYLIMMSLQRSKSPQEYMWKRLLRLYPAYIVLLIFTILFLPVVYIGINIFSEKTFWSYFPNSLSLYKIQYEVKGVFENNPYPRAINGSLWSLSYEFTMYIVLLLLFPLRQYKHLNIIIISIFLSAFYFTITESHFLESTMKRIFLYPIEFYRLCTYFMAGSLLVFINFKKINSFWIRCLLFLALTTSLYFECYKYTSPILLPLLILLIGVNKNRYISSIGSKIGDISYGVYIYAFIIQQTLMHYFGLGTLRLMLISTIITYIFAYGSWHLVEKRMLTYKNLIK, encoded by the coding sequence ATGAATATAGCTACACAAATTAACAGAAGTAATAATTTTGACTTTCTTCGCCTGCTATTTGCTAGTTTAGTAATAGTTTCACATTCTTATCCCTTAACAGGAAAAGCAGAGATAATAGGAACTCTAACGAATGGACAATTAAGTCTTGGGTCACTATCTGTAGATTGTTTTTTTATCATGAGTGGCTACCTCATTATGATGAGTCTACAGCGCAGCAAAAGTCCTCAGGAATATATGTGGAAACGTTTGTTAAGACTGTACCCTGCTTATATTGTGCTATTAATATTTACAATATTATTCTTGCCTGTTGTGTATATAGGCATTAACATATTTTCTGAAAAAACATTCTGGAGCTACTTTCCAAACTCTCTGTCATTGTATAAAATACAATATGAAGTAAAGGGGGTTTTTGAGAACAATCCTTATCCACGGGCAATTAATGGCAGTCTATGGTCTTTGTCTTATGAGTTTACAATGTATATTGTTTTACTATTATTGTTTCCACTTCGTCAATATAAACATCTCAATATTATAATTATTAGTATTTTTCTTTCAGCTTTTTACTTTACTATTACTGAAAGTCATTTTTTAGAAAGTACAATGAAAAGGATATTCCTATACCCTATTGAATTTTACAGGCTTTGTACTTACTTCATGGCAGGAAGCTTATTAGTATTTATCAATTTTAAGAAAATCAATTCATTTTGGATAAGATGTCTGCTTTTTTTGGCATTAACAACATCTTTATATTTTGAATGTTATAAATATACAAGCCCTATTCTTTTACCTCTACTAATTTTACTCATCGGCGTTAATAAGAATCGGTATATAAGCAGCATAGGCTCAAAGATAGGAGACATTTCTTATGGAGTTTATATTTATGCATTCATTATACAGCAAACATTGATGCATTATTTTGGGTTAGGAACTTTAAGACTTATGTTGATAAGCACCATTATTACTTATATTTTTGCATATGGCTCATGGCACCTGGTCGAAAAAAGAATGTTAACATATAAAAATTTGATAAAATGA
- the rfbA gene encoding glucose-1-phosphate thymidylyltransferase RfbA has protein sequence MKGIILAGGSGTRLYPLTIAVSKQLMPVYDKPMIYYPLSTLLLAGIKDILIITTPHDQPGFIKLLGDGSQIGCNIEYVVQPSPDGLAQAFILGDAFIGNDPVALVLGDNIFYGSEMGTLLKNKTNPDGGVVFAYHVSDPERYGVVEFDADFKAVSIEEKPLKPKSNYAVPGLYFYDNEVVEIAKNIKPSPRGELEITDVNNVYLSKGKLEVGVLDRGTAWLDTGTFDSLNDASEFVSVIEKRQGFKIGCIEEIAFRNKFINEEKLLETATKYGKSGYGEYLKQLVIK, from the coding sequence ATGAAAGGAATAATATTAGCCGGAGGTTCCGGTACCCGACTTTATCCTCTTACCATCGCCGTAAGCAAACAACTAATGCCTGTTTATGACAAACCGATGATCTATTATCCCCTGTCAACACTATTACTGGCAGGAATTAAGGATATTTTAATTATCACTACTCCGCATGACCAGCCAGGATTCATTAAACTTTTGGGTGACGGATCTCAGATTGGCTGCAATATAGAATATGTGGTACAACCAAGCCCGGACGGATTGGCACAGGCTTTTATTTTAGGTGATGCATTCATAGGCAACGATCCTGTTGCTTTAGTTTTGGGAGATAATATTTTCTATGGTTCTGAAATGGGCACTTTACTGAAAAACAAAACCAATCCTGATGGTGGTGTAGTATTCGCATATCATGTTTCTGATCCGGAAAGATACGGTGTTGTAGAATTTGATGCTGATTTTAAAGCAGTCTCCATTGAGGAAAAGCCTTTAAAACCAAAATCAAACTATGCTGTACCCGGCCTTTACTTTTATGATAATGAAGTCGTGGAAATTGCAAAAAACATTAAGCCCTCTCCAAGAGGAGAATTGGAAATCACTGATGTAAACAATGTTTATTTAAGTAAAGGAAAACTTGAAGTAGGTGTTCTGGACAGAGGTACCGCATGGCTTGATACCGGAACTTTTGATTCCCTGAATGATGCTTCTGAATTTGTAAGCGTCATTGAAAAAAGACAGGGCTTCAAGATCGGATGTATTGAGGAAATTGCGTTCAGGAATAAATTCATTAATGAAGAAAAACTTCTTGAAACTGCAACAAAATATGGCAAAAGTGGTTACGGCGAATACCTTAAACAACTCGTCATCAAATAA
- the rfbB gene encoding dTDP-glucose 4,6-dehydratase — protein MKNIIITGGAGFIGSHVVREFVKNNPDTKIINLDALTYAGNLENLKDIENEPNYVFEKADITKPEELRKVFEKYNPDAVVHLAAESHVDRSITDPMAFINTNVNGTANLLNLCKEFWTLNPDHTHGRFPDEKRNNLFYHVSTDEVYGSLGETGFFLETTAYDPQSPYSASKAASDHLVRAYGNTYGMPFIVSNCSNNYGPNHFPEKLIPLCISNIINEKPLPIYGDGKYTRDWLYVIDHAKAIHQIFNEAKTGETYNIGGFNEWQNIDLVKELIKQMDEKLGKPKGYSEKLITFVKDRPGHDKRYAIDADKLNKNLGWKPSVTFEEGLGKTIDWYLENKEWLENVTSGDYQKYYENQYS, from the coding sequence ATGAAAAATATAATTATTACCGGGGGAGCCGGGTTCATTGGTTCTCATGTTGTAAGAGAATTTGTAAAAAACAATCCAGATACTAAGATTATTAATCTCGATGCTCTTACGTATGCCGGAAATTTAGAAAACCTTAAGGACATTGAAAATGAGCCTAATTATGTTTTCGAAAAAGCAGATATTACAAAACCGGAAGAACTGAGAAAAGTCTTCGAAAAATATAACCCGGATGCAGTAGTACACCTGGCAGCAGAAAGTCATGTAGACAGAAGCATTACAGATCCTATGGCATTCATCAATACGAATGTAAACGGAACCGCCAATCTTCTTAACTTATGTAAAGAATTCTGGACACTGAATCCCGATCATACGCACGGAAGATTTCCTGACGAAAAAAGAAACAACCTATTCTATCACGTTTCTACAGACGAAGTATATGGAAGTCTTGGTGAAACAGGATTCTTCCTGGAAACAACCGCTTACGATCCACAATCTCCATATTCAGCTTCCAAAGCAGCTTCTGACCACTTGGTAAGAGCTTATGGAAACACTTACGGAATGCCTTTTATCGTATCCAACTGTTCAAACAACTATGGGCCGAATCATTTTCCTGAAAAGTTGATCCCGCTTTGTATTTCAAATATCATTAATGAAAAGCCATTACCCATTTACGGTGACGGAAAATATACAAGAGACTGGCTGTATGTGATAGACCACGCTAAAGCCATTCATCAGATATTCAATGAAGCAAAAACCGGGGAAACTTACAATATCGGAGGTTTCAACGAATGGCAGAATATTGATCTTGTCAAGGAATTAATTAAGCAAATGGATGAAAAATTAGGCAAGCCGAAAGGTTATTCTGAAAAACTGATCACATTTGTTAAAGACAGACCCGGACATGACAAACGTTATGCTATTGATGCAGACAAGCTGAATAAAAACCTAGGATGGAAACCATCTGTTACTTTCGAGGAAGGTTTAGGAAAAACGATTGACTGGTATCTGGAAAATAAGGAGTGGCTGGAAAATGTAACAAGCGGAGACTATCAGAAATATTACGAAAATCAATATTCATAA
- a CDS encoding DegT/DnrJ/EryC1/StrS aminotransferase family protein, with the protein MINFLDLKKINLTYQEEIENKLLSVFRSGWYLMGSELKNFEANLASYIGSQYALGVANGLDALRLIFRAYIELGIMKAGDEVIVPANTYIASVLALSDNGLVPVFVEPDADTFNIDISKIEESITPKTKAILIVHLQGRIVFSEELKNMAQKHNLKIVEDNAQAIGAEWNGIKSGNLGDAAGFSFYPGKNLGALGDAGAVTTNDKDVFEAIRAIANYGSNQKYVNIYKGLNSRLDEIQAAVLDVKLKYIGHENGTRREIAKRFISEINNPKITLPENPVDENEHVWHVFVVRTEKRDELQAYLTEKGIHTIIHYPIPPHKQEAYKEYADLSFPITEKMHNEVLSLPISSVLEEEEIQTIIKAVNEF; encoded by the coding sequence ATGATTAACTTTTTAGACTTAAAGAAAATAAACCTTACTTATCAGGAGGAAATTGAAAACAAACTTTTAAGCGTTTTCAGAAGTGGCTGGTATCTTATGGGCAGCGAACTCAAAAACTTTGAGGCCAATCTCGCATCCTACATCGGTTCACAATATGCTTTAGGCGTAGCGAACGGCCTGGATGCACTCCGTCTTATTTTCCGTGCTTATATTGAATTAGGAATAATGAAGGCAGGGGATGAAGTTATTGTTCCCGCCAACACCTATATCGCTTCAGTACTGGCTTTATCGGATAATGGACTGGTCCCTGTTTTTGTAGAGCCCGATGCCGATACTTTTAATATCGACATTTCAAAAATTGAAGAAAGTATCACTCCAAAGACAAAAGCCATCCTGATAGTTCACCTTCAGGGAAGAATTGTGTTTTCTGAAGAGCTTAAAAATATGGCTCAAAAGCACAATTTAAAGATTGTAGAAGATAATGCACAGGCTATCGGAGCAGAATGGAATGGCATTAAATCAGGAAATCTGGGCGATGCAGCTGGTTTCAGCTTCTATCCCGGAAAAAATCTTGGGGCTTTAGGTGATGCAGGGGCTGTAACTACAAATGATAAAGACGTATTTGAAGCAATTCGCGCTATTGCTAATTACGGTTCAAACCAGAAATATGTAAACATCTATAAAGGATTAAACTCCAGGCTGGACGAAATTCAGGCTGCCGTTTTAGATGTAAAACTCAAATACATCGGCCACGAAAACGGAACCCGAAGAGAAATCGCAAAACGATTCATTTCTGAGATCAATAATCCAAAAATCACTCTTCCGGAAAACCCGGTTGATGAAAACGAACATGTATGGCATGTTTTTGTGGTAAGAACAGAAAAAAGAGATGAGCTACAGGCCTATTTAACGGAAAAAGGTATTCATACCATTATCCATTATCCAATCCCGCCCCATAAGCAGGAAGCCTACAAAGAATACGCCGATCTTTCATTCCCGATCACCGAAAAAATGCATAACGAAGTGCTGAGTCTTCCTATTTCTTCCGTTTTAGAAGAAGAAGAAATTCAGACTATCATCAAAGCTGTCAACGAATTTTAG
- a CDS encoding ABC transporter ATP-binding protein: MLALKAENISKQYRLGQVGTGTLSHDLNRFWHKIRGNEDPYLKIGETNDRTTKGTSDYVWSLRDINFEVKQGDAVGIVGRNGAGKSTLLKLLSKVTKPTTGTIRTNGRIASLLEVGTGFHPEMTGRENVFLNGAILGMTRKEITRKFDEIVDFSGVERYIDTPVKRYSSGMYVRLAFAVAAHLESEILIVDEVLAVGDADFQKKCLGKMGDVTKGEGRTILFVSHNMTAIKELCNTGILLNQGQLAYSGNILDTIVEYQKSSEAQSKYLHEGPVETALGNENIKVLEFSAEPAQGELIDIESGILVKLRFLSLKAGINLDVTFELRTYEEVPVFHTGALVTTSNDSEVKEYSIEFILPKNLLNAGNYYFKLIFGEDQRIPLFIAPSTIGFEVENIKLEKNIALLPGIIRPQFEFKIL, encoded by the coding sequence ATGCTAGCTTTAAAAGCAGAAAATATATCAAAACAATACCGTTTGGGCCAAGTGGGAACAGGAACACTCTCTCATGACCTCAATAGGTTCTGGCACAAAATAAGAGGAAACGAAGATCCTTATCTAAAAATAGGAGAAACCAATGACAGAACCACTAAAGGAACTTCCGATTATGTATGGTCTTTACGCGACATCAACTTTGAAGTAAAGCAAGGTGATGCTGTAGGAATTGTAGGAAGAAACGGTGCAGGGAAATCTACCTTATTAAAATTACTAAGTAAGGTAACAAAGCCAACCACAGGAACAATTCGAACCAATGGAAGAATTGCTTCTTTATTGGAGGTAGGAACAGGTTTCCACCCTGAGATGACAGGCCGCGAAAATGTATTTTTAAATGGCGCTATTTTAGGAATGACCCGTAAAGAAATCACCAGAAAATTTGATGAAATTGTAGATTTTTCAGGTGTTGAAAGATATATTGATACTCCGGTAAAAAGATATTCTTCAGGAATGTATGTACGTCTGGCGTTTGCTGTAGCAGCTCATTTAGAATCTGAAATTTTAATTGTGGACGAAGTTTTAGCTGTAGGAGATGCTGATTTTCAGAAAAAATGCTTGGGAAAAATGGGTGATGTAACGAAAGGTGAAGGAAGAACTATTTTGTTCGTAAGTCATAATATGACAGCCATTAAAGAACTTTGTAATACCGGGATATTGCTAAACCAAGGACAGTTAGCTTACAGTGGCAATATACTTGATACTATTGTAGAATACCAAAAAAGCTCCGAAGCTCAAAGCAAATATCTGCACGAAGGACCTGTTGAAACGGCATTAGGCAATGAAAATATAAAAGTTCTTGAATTTTCTGCAGAGCCAGCCCAAGGTGAATTAATAGATATAGAATCCGGAATTTTGGTAAAATTAAGATTCCTTAGCTTAAAAGCTGGAATAAATCTAGATGTCACATTTGAGCTTAGAACTTATGAAGAAGTTCCCGTTTTTCATACAGGAGCTTTAGTCACAACAAGTAATGATTCGGAAGTAAAAGAATACAGCATAGAATTTATTCTTCCAAAAAATCTATTAAATGCAGGAAACTATTATTTCAAATTAATTTTTGGTGAAGATCAAAGAATTCCGTTATTTATTGCTCCAAGCACAATCGGTTTTGAAGTTGAAAACATAAAACTTGAAAAAAACATTGCGCTTCTTCCTGGAATTATCAGACCTCAATTTGAATTTAAAATACTTTAA